One window of Medicago truncatula cultivar Jemalong A17 chromosome 2, MtrunA17r5.0-ANR, whole genome shotgun sequence genomic DNA carries:
- the LOC25486572 gene encoding auxin-responsive protein SAUR78 produces MAKVAKLAKLKSVLKKWNTFTYYNNNNKHNRSSIRAVVNDDESTQDLRPVFVGKTRRRYLVNSEVVGHPLFKELVDRSRDSTEVNDEDDTVNVACEVVLFEHMLWMIENTDPQPESLDELVDYYSC; encoded by the coding sequence ATGGCAAAAGTTGCAAAACTAGCAAAGCTTAAATCAGTGCTCAAGAAATGGAACACCTTCACctattacaacaacaacaacaagcacAACCGCTCCAGTATCAGAGCGGTTGTGAATGATGATGAGTCGACACAAGACCTTCGCCCCGTGTTTGTGGGAAAGACACGGCGGCGATACCTTGTTAACTCTGAAGTTGTTGGTCATCCTCTTTTTAAGGAGCTTGTGGATAGGTCACGCGATTCGACCGAGgtaaatgatgaagatgatacGGTTAACGTGGCTTGTGAGGTTGTCTTGTTCGAGCATATGTTGTGGATGATTGAGAATACTGATCCTCAACCGGAATCATTGGATGAACTCGTTGATTATTACAGTTGCTAG